In Spirosoma pollinicola, the genomic window TCGGTTACTTTGCTGAAGTGAGAGAAGTCGAATCGCAGGGCATCAGGCCCAACATACGACCCTTTTTGGCCAACGTGCTTGCCCAACACATCGCGCAGAGCCGCGTGAAGAAGGTGCGTTGCCGAGTGATTACTGCTCGTGAGACCTCGACGGGCAGTATTGATAACGGCGTAGACTGAATCAGCTTCGGTCAGCAATTCATCAATTCCCGTAACATCCTGAACGATATGAATAGTCAGGTCATTTTCTTTTTTAGTATCCAGTACCGTCAGCGTTGCAATCTTATCCGAGCCAACGAATAATTGAAGCACACCCGTATCGCCAACCTGTCCACCCGATTCCGCGTAGAAAGGGGTTTTGTCGAGTACTACCTGTATTTGCGTGCCCTGTTTGTTCTGAATCTTGCGATACTTCACAATGTGGGTGTAGGCTTCGGGCTGATCATAGCCCACAAATTCAACACGGTCTGTTTCATTGACATCAATCCAGTCGCCTGCCGTTGAGGTGGCATCTTTTCTGGACCGGGCTTTCTGTTCCTGAAGGGCTTTCTGGAAACCAGCTTCGTCAATTGTCAATCCCTTTTCGCGGGCGATAAGGGCCGTTAAATCGGCGGGGAAGCCAAAGGTATCGTTTAGTTCGAAGACGGTTTCGCCGGGAATTTCTTTCGTGCCTTTTCCGTCAAGATCACTAATTATCTGATCTAGACGCCCCAAACCCGTTCCCAACGTCCGCAAAAACGAGATTTCCTCTTCCCGAATAACGGTAGCCACAAAATCACGCTGGGCGTTCAATTCGGGAAATACATCGGCAAATTGTTGAGCAAGTGTTGGCACGAGCTTGGTCATGAACGGCTCGGTCAGGTTCAGGTATGAATACCCGTAGCGAATGGCCCGGCGCAAAATTCGCCGGATAACATAACCCGCTTTGGCGTTCGAAGGAACCAGTCCGTCAGAAATGGCAAACGATACCGCCCGAATATGGTCGGCGATCACGCGCATTGCTACGTCGGCTTTGTCCATCGTGCCGCCGTATGCTTTGCCCGATAGCTCTTCAATAACACGGATCGTGCCCGTAAATACGTCGGTGTCGTAGTTCGATTTTTTACCCTGAATGGCCATGCATAATCGCTCGAAACCCATACCCGTATCGACATGGCGGGCAGGCAGCGGCTCCAGCGAACCATCGGCTTTGCGGTTGAACTGCATGAACACAAGGTTCCATATTTCGACTACCTGTGGATGGTCGGCATTGACCAGGCTTTTACCGGGTGTTTGGGCTACTTCTTCCGGCGACCGCAAATCGACGTGGATCTCGGAGCAGGGGCCACACGGACCCGTATCGCCCATTTCCCAGAAATTGTCTTTTTTGTTGCCGTAGATGATCCGGTCTTCGCCCACAATGGGTTTCCAGAGGTCGAACGCTTCCTGATCAAAGGGGACGTTGTCTTTTTTATCCCCTTCAAATACCGATACATAGAGCCGATCTTTGGGCAATTTGTATACGTCCGTCAGTAACTCCCACGCCCAGGTAATGGCTTCTTTTTTGAAGTAATCGCCAAACGACCAGTTGCCAAGCATTTCGAACATGGTGTGGTGATAGGTGTCGAACCCTACATCTTCCAGGTCATTATGTTTCCCCGAAACCCGCAAACACTTTTGTGTGTCGGCCACCCGTTTGGATGGCGGAGTACCGTTTCCAAGGAAAAAATCTTTGAACTGCGCCATACCCGAGTTGTTGAACATCAGCGTCGGGTCGTTTTTGGCAACGAGCGGGGCCGATTGTACAATCAGGTGTTGTTTGGATTGGAAGAAGTCGAGAAAATGCCGACGTATTTCGTGGGAAGTCATTTTTTTTAGTCAGTAAGTCAATAACGGGGGCGCCCGTGCGGTTGATAAGTCGATACGTTATATCGCCGACTATTACTTACCGACTGACTAACTATCTACCTTACTCAACTGAGTCTGCAAATTTACGGCAAAACTTGCGTTTATTCAGACAGCTTTCCAAGTTTGCAGTATGGAAAACGGGGGCAAGTTGTATTACGGGATAAAGGAAGTAGCGGAGATGTTTGACATCAATGCCTCCAAACTGCGGTATTATGAAAAGGAATTCCCTACCCTACAGCCCAAAAAGAACCGCTCCGGCGACCGGGTTTATACGCAGGATGACATCAATCATCTGAAAGAAATTCTGGTGTTAATCAACGATAAAGGCTATACGCTGCCGGGGGCCAGAGAATACATCAAAACCCGCGATGCCAACCGCCGGGAACATGTCGTTTATATCAATAAGCTCAAGCGAATAAAGGCCGGACTGGAGAAGCTTAGAGCCAGTCTCGACAAACAAAAACCACAGGAAGTGCAGCCAAAACAGGACGATGACGAGCCTGAGGAGGTTTTGTAAACAGAGATTTACTGAAACCCAATTATCCGGTTTCAGCCTGCTGTTATTTGATTATCGTTGGCTTTTCCCGTAAGAAATAGGTAAGCTTGCAGAAGACACACTATTTTGTGTACTGTATACAAACCAGCTTTCCTGTTTCGTGCCCATTAATATCCACCATCAAATTGCCCTGACGCTTGTTCCCGGCGTTGGCAGTGTTCTTATCCGTCAATTAATCAGCTATTGCGGTTCCGCTGCCGATGTGTTTCAGGCACCTTTGGCCCGGCTGATGAAAGTGCCGGGCATTGGCGAAGTGACGGCTCGCGCTATCTTAAAACCCGGAATCTTAGCCGAAGCGGAACAGGTGGTACGACGGCTTGAAAAGTTGGGCGCTACAGCCCTTTTTTATACGGACAAAGCCTATCCAACCCGCCTTAAAACACTGTACGATGCCCCCGCCCTACTCTATTTTCAGGGAACCGGCGATCTCAATGCTACGCGCACCATCGGGCTGGTTGGCACCCGACAGGCTACTGATTATGGTCGGCGCATTACCAATGAAATTATCGAAGCGGTGGTTCCTTATAATGTGAGCGTTATTAGTGGATTAGCCTATGGCATCGACATTGCCGCCCACCGCGCCAGTCTGTCGAATGGCTTACCCACTATCGGCGTCATGGCCAGTGGTCTGGATATTATTTATCCGAATGTCCACCAGAAAACAGCTGGTGAGATGCTTATGCAAGGAGGCCTACTCACCGAAAGCCGACCCGGCACCAAACCCGACGCGCACCTCTTCCCGGCGCGGAACCGGATTATTGCGGGCTTGAGCGATGTCGTTGTTGTAGTCGAAGCGGCCGCCAAAGGAGGTGCATTGATTACGGCAGAATATGCCAATAATTACCACCGCGAGGTATTTGCGGTGCCGGGACAGTTGAACCAGGCGTTTTCGGCAGGTTGCAACAAACTCATCCGGGAGAACAAAGCGCAGATTTACACCAGCCCTAAAGATCTGATTGAAGCACTAAACTGGGACAAAACAACGAATACCAGTCCACACAAAAACACCCTTCCGGCCTTACCTGTCGGAATCACAGAGGAAGAAAGTCAAGTGTTGGCTTTGCTTCGCCAATCGGCCGATTTACACGTTGACGAGTTGAGTTGGAAAAGCCAAATACCGATGGGTCGCCTGGCTTCTCTCCTGCTCACGCTGGAGTTTCAGGGATTTGTGCGCTCCCTGCCGGGGAAAAAATATGCAGTGGTGTACGTTTGAGGGTATTCAGGCTAGTTTATAATTCCTACTTTTATGGCTTAGTCTAAATTCTGCTCTCGTTCCATGACTGCCCATCTACAAAATTTTCGACAAGCGTTTTTTTGTCTCTCGTTTAGTTTACTGGCTCTTTCTGGTTTAGCCCAAACACAGTCAACTGCAAAAAAAAGTGGAAATCCCGTTTTCCCTGGTTGGTACGCTGATCCCGAGGGCGTCATTTTTGGTAAGCAATACTGGATTTACCCAACATACTCGGCACCGTACGAAAAACAGATTTTCTTCGATGCGTTCTCTTCACCCGATCTGGTAACCTGGACCAAGCACAGCCGCATCCTTGACTCGACAGCCGTAAAATGGGCAAAAAAAGCCATGTGGGCACCTGCCATTATCGAGAAGGGTGGAAAATACTTTTTGTTCTTCGGTGCCAATGATATTCATGATGAGAAGAAAGAAATTGGCGGTATTGGCGTCGCCGTTGCCGATAACCCCGCCGGACCCTTCCGTGATTATTTAGGAAAACCCCTGGTCGGACAGATTCGCAATGGCGCACAACCCATAGATCAATATGTTTTTAAAGACAAAGACGGGCAATATTATTTGCTATACGGCGGCTGGGGCCACTGTAACATTGCCCGCCTGAAAGATGATTTCACCGGTTTTCTGCCATTTCCCGACGGCACAATCTTTCGGGAAATGACACCCAAAGGGTATGTTGAAGGCCCAACCATATTTGTTCGCAAGGGTAAGTACTATTTTATGTGGTCGGAAGGCGGCTGGACAGGGCCGGATTACTCGGTGGCCTATGCCGTTGCCGATTCGCCCTTTGGTCCATTTGAACGAGTCGGTAAGATATTACAGCAAGACCCTGCTGTGGCTACCGGTGCTGGTCACCATTCGGTTATTCAGGTGCCCGGTACGGACGACTGGTACATCGTTTATCATCGACGCCCCTTAACAGAAACCGATGGTAACCATCGCGAAACGTGTATCGACCAAATGTATTTCAATATAGATGGATCTATTAAACCTGTGAAAATTACAGTTACCGGTGTTAGCGCGAAGCCACTAAAATAAGTTAAGAATCAGGATTAAATTAATGAAAAATGGATAATGTAGAATGAAAAATTGCCACGATGTAAATATTTTACATTTTACATTCTCCATTCTACATTATCCATTTACTTATTACATAATGTTTGTAACCATGAAACAACTCATTTCAGGGCTGGTAGTTTGTTTTTTCGGTATTGGGTATGGTTTTGCTCAATCAACCGCGAATCCGGCATCACCAACTTTACCACGAATCGCTATTGCTGGCTTAGGCATCGAATCCAGTACTTTTTCTCCGGCCGTTACCCACGAGGAAGCCTTTCACGCGCGTTATGGCCCCGAGGTGTTCAATGCCTATCCGTTTATGATGCCCGTATCTCCCCTGCGCAAAAAAGCAATCTGGCTTCCTGCTATCGTAGGGAAATCGCTTCCCGGTGGCGCTGTAACCCGAGAAGCTTATGAATCACTGGTAAAAAAAACCCTGGACTCGCTCAAAAAATACGGCCCTTATGATGGCCTTTATTTCGACATTCACGGCGCCATGAGTGTCGTGGGTCTCGACGATCCCGAAGGCGATTTCATTACCCGAATCCGAAAAGTTATTGGCTACAAAACACTCGTTTCCACATCAATGGATTTGCATGGTAATGTATCCTGGCGATTGGCCCAGAATTCAGATTTGATTACCTGCTACCGAATGGCCCCTCATGAAGATGCCATGCAAACCAAAGAACGTGCGGTGGCCCATTTGCTGGAGCGCATTCAGAATGGAAAAGGCAAACCCGCCTACAAAGTTTGGATACCGGTACCAATCCTGTTGCCGGGCGAAAAAACGAGTACCCGCATCGAACCAGGCAAGAGTCTTTACAGTGAGGTAGAGCCACTTGCCGATCATCAGCCTGGCATTGTCGACGCAGCCATCTGGATAGGCTACGCCTGGGCAGATGAGCCCCGCAATCATGCCGTTGTGATGGTTACCGGCGATGACAAGGCAAAAGTGACCCAGGCCGCCGAAAAACTAGCCCTTGATTTCTGGAATGTACGAAATCAGTTCGGCTTTGTGGCCCCTACCGGTACGCTGGAGAAGTGTCTGGCGAATGCGCTGGCCAGCAAAAAACACCCTTTCTTTATTAGTGATACCGGCGACAATCCAACGGCCGGTGGAGCGGGCGACGTGACCTGGACGCTCACGCAGCTATTGGCTCGTCCGGAGTTTCAGCGGGAAGACGGCCCTTCGCTGATCTATGCATCCATCCCCGATCCGGAGTTGGTAAAAAAAGCGATAGCCGCCGGTGTGGGTGGCCATGTTGATGGTGTTGCAGGCGCTCGAGTCGATGCCCGTTTTGCTCCGCCCGTTAAGCTAAAAGGAACAGTAGAATCTATCGTTCGCGGAGACAAAGATGCTGAGGTAGAGGTGGTTGTAAAGATGGGAAGCGTACATGTTATTGTCACCCAAAAACGGAAGCCCTACCACAAGGAAATTGATTTCACCCGGCTTGGTCTCAAACCCCGGCAAGCCAATATTGTTGTGGTAAAGATTGGGTATCTCGAACCTGAACTGTATGCCATGCAGGCCGATTGGATTATGGCCTTAACACCAGGTGGCGTGAATCAGGATTTAGCCCGATTGCCCTATAAGCGAATTAAGCGGCCGATGTTCCCATTCGATAACGACATGAAAAAACCAGACCTGTCGGCTCAGTTTGTGCCCCTTTCCGGTACAACCAACTAAGCTTGTACAAAGACTTAAGCAGGAAAATACACGGTGAAGGTTGCGCCCTGGCCCGGTTGACTCGTAGCTGTAATTCCTCCGCCATGATTAGCGGCAACTTTCTCGCAGATGGCTAAGCCAATACCCGTTCCTGCAAATTCGTTTTTGCCATGAAGCCGCTGAAAAACATGGAATATTCGGTCAATGTATTTCTCATCAAAGCCGATTCCATTGTCTGTTATGCTGATTCTGTAATAAACGTTTGCCAATGGAGTAGGCCGGATCAGTTCAGGTAACTCACTTGACTCGATCCGCTCACTTTCGACTCGAATGACTGGAGAAACATCAAGTCGCCGAAACTTCAGGGCATTGCTGAACAAATTCTGGAATAGCTGCTCCAATTGAGACTGGTCGCCTTTTATGTTCGGTAAATCATCTATTTCAAACAGAGCATTTGTTTCCTGGATACGCAGGTCTAAATCGGAAAGAACCGTGTTGACTACTTGATTCAGATCGACAGACGTTGTTGTGTCGCGCCGGGTAGATATTCGGGAGAAGCTAAGCAAGTCTTTAATCAGCGTTGACATTCGACTGGCCGCCAACTGCATACGCTCCAGATAACCGACGCCCTCGCCCAACTGGTCAGCATATTGACGATGCAGCAAGTCGCCAAATTGCTGCACCTTCCGTAAGGGTTCCTGCAAATCGTGGGAAGCTATGTAAGCAAATTGCTGAAGGTTAGTATTGGATCGGTTCAGTGCCTGGTTACTTACTTCCAGGGCAGTGATCGTCTGGGTAAGCTGTTCATTGTTGACTTTTAATAGTTGCTGGGTTTCTTTCTGAATGGTCAGATCAGTCAATATAACACTCAGACACGTTCCGCCATCCAGTTCCAGAACCGTTGCCGAAAGCAGGCAGGGAACCAGATTTCCGCCCGAACTGATCAGTGCTACATCAAGCTTCCACTTACCAGTCCAATGATCTGCCAATAACGAATCGAACTCTATCCGACTGGTAGGCGCAATAAACTCGGCAAAACTTATACCCAAAACGCTGGACAAAGGCAACTTTATCATAGCGGCAAAAGCGGAGTTGCCATATAAAATAAGGCCATCCTGATTGAGCGTTACCGCCCCTTCATTCATCGTCTCTATAAAAACACGGTAGGTATGGTCGGCTGTTTTGAGCGTATACAACTCATGTCCGGCTGCTCCCTGAACAACCAGCGCATCAACTTGTCCGCTACGAATCGCCTGAATAGTTTCTGTGGCTTCATCGAGTTGCCAGCGTAGCGCTTCATTTTCCGCTACTAATTGCTCGTATGTTTTCGACCCGTTCATTAATCTAGGCTAGTGACTCCTAATCCGTTCAGTACCTTTTGGGTGTTAGACAAATCACCTATAAACCGGCGTTCAGGTAAAGGAAATCGTTTAATCAGCAAGGGCAGTGCAATAAGTTGTTCCCGTTCGGCCAGTTCTTTTTGCTGATGCACATCAATAATTTCAAGGTCGAATTGACCAGGTAAGTACTGCTCACAAATGTGTTTAAGATTGGCAATTGCCCGGATTGAATTCAGCGACGCCCCCGTGACAAATAAATGCAATACGTAGTGCTGGCCCTGGCCATCCGGATGAAACTCCTCTGATCGTGATGGCTCTTTCATTTACTTAACAGTTGGGCGGATATTTAATCCAACCAACACTTTTTCTTCATTCGACAAGTCGCCTATGATCTTACGAATAGGCTCAGGCACCTTTTTAACCAGCGTTGGAACGGCCAGAATCTGGTCACCCTCAGCCAGCTGCGGTTGCACCCGTAAATCAATAACTTCAATGACATATTTCCCTTTCAAGTGCTCTTCGCAGTACTTTTTCAAATTGCTCAGAGCTAATTGAGATTTGGGCGTATTACCGGCAATGTAGAGTCGCAGCTCCCAGATTTCTTCGTTTGTTTCCATTCACTATTTGTCATTCAGACCAACTGCCTTATTCATTATGCCGACTTCGGGTTACCTCCTCCCGGTTTTTCGCCAATACCTCCTTCCGGAGTTCATCATCTACATAGGTTTTATTCAACTCATCCTGTACAGATTCAAACTCCTCCTGCAGACTGGCTATTTTTGCTTCCAGAACCAGGCGTTTACGCTCAATTTCACGGTCTTTACGGCTCAGAGCGTGTTTCCGCAGAACAAGCCCTGTTTCTTCTTCCAGTTGCTGAGCCACTCGGGCAGAACCTGTCAGAACACCTTCTATCCCCAAATAAACGTCAACAAGATTAATTCCATGATCGGTAATAATAAACTCCCTAACCTGATTGGAATGTTTCATGCCGCGCGATTTCATGATGTACAATCCCCGGTTTCGTTCCCCATTCATTTCAATGTCTTTAACCTGTAGCCAGGCATCGACCAACGACGAAACTCCTTCATCGGTCTGTTCATTAACTAGACTGTTCAGGGAGAGAGCCGTGAACATAACGGTTATTTGTTCAGCCTGCAAAAAATCAATTAACCGGATCAACATCGACTTAACATCACTTACCGACCCAACGGTAATCAGATTAGTTATTGGATCGATTATCACAACAGTAGGCTTAAATTCCTGAATTTGTTTGTGAATCGCCACCAGATGCATCTCCAGCCCATTTAGTGTTGGACGGGCCGCCTGAAAGGCCAGCAAACCATCATCAATATGTTGCTGGAGATCAAGCCCGATCGAGTGCATGTTGCGAGTAATTTGCTGCGGAGACTCCTCAAACGCAAAATAGATGCACCGTTCCTTTCGCTGGCAGGTCTGGTCGGCAAAAGTAGCGGCAATACTGGTTTTACCGGTACCTGCCGTACCCGATACCAGAATGCTGCTTCCTTTGAAAAATCCCTGCCCATCGAGCATTTTATCCAGCGCCTGAATTCCGGATGATATACGCTCAGACGATACGGGATGATTCAGTGTCAGGGAGGTTACTGGCAGAACTGAAATGCCCGTTTCGTCGATCAGGAATGGGTATTCATTGGTACCGTGAATCGATCCACGGTACTTGATAATACGTAGTAAGCGGGTTGAAATTTGATTTTTGACCCGGTGATCGAGCAGAATTACGCAATCCGATACATACTCCTCCAGTCCCTGTCGGGTTAAAGAGCCCTCCCCTTTTTCGCCAGTAATAATTGTTGTTACCTTTTTTTCTTTAAGCCACTCAAAAAGTCGTCTTAACTCAGCCCGCAGAATGCTCTGATTGGTTAGGCCGGCAAACAGATTCTCAATTGTATCCAGCACAACCCGTTTAGCCCCGATACTGTCGATCGCGTAACCTAGTCGAATAAATAAACCATCCAGATCATATTCGCCGGTTTCTTCGATTTCACTCCGTTCAATACGGACATGGTCGAGTTTGATCAGTTTCTCTCTCTGTAACTGATCGAGATCGAAGCCCAGCGACGTCACGTTTAACGCCAGTTCCTCACTTTTTTCTTCAAACGCCATGAACACGCCTGGTTCATTGAACTCCATTGCTCCCCGAACAATGAACTCGATAGAGAACAGCGTTTTTCCGCTGCCTGCACTTCCGCAAATTAGCGTAGGTCGTCCGGCGGGAAGCCCCCCGGATGTTATTTCGTCCAGTCCCCGAATACCGGTCCGGGATTTGGGAAGAGATGTCAATGGTCGTTTCGGTTGATCAGGTAAACTCATGCACGTAGAAAAGGAGACCAATCAGGTTCAGTAGAAGAAAGAGAGACATATACCCAACACATAGAAGCAGTAGAATACAGGCTTTTTTTACTAGATTATTGTCTGCGCCTTCCGGGTCAATTAAGGTATATGGATGTTTATATATACTAAAAAAGCACAAAAAGGTTTGTGGAATATAGGTTAGAAACGTTTACGGACTGTTTAACAGTATACTTCCTTATTTCGACACAACTCACATTCGTTTGTAGGCTAATTGAATTAACTAAAACGAAATTAGCTACAAAAGAAGTTATTGACCAAGTTGCGCCGATGTAAAAAAGCTTTGATTGGGTTAATAACGTCTTGAGGGTGGGCAAATAACCCGCTACGCAAGGCGCATGTTGAATTTGATCCGGTCAATTGACTACCTGATAATCCGATAAGGTGAACCGGCTGGTGAGCCTACGAAAATGGGTATTCAACCGAGGGTATAATGTCGTGTTTTTACCAGCTTCATTGACGTACCAGCTTCGGCAGCCCGTTCTCCACACGGTTCCTTCAAATTGCTGTTGAAGGCGTCGATTATACGCTGTTTGAACAGGCTCTTTCACATCCAGATACCCCCGCTCTCCTAAACAGTTTATTTGACGGATATAACGCATGATATAATTCATCTGCGATTCCATGATGTGTAATACTGAATTATGGCCTAACCCGGTGTTTGGTCCCAGAAGAAAGGCCAGATTTGGAAAATTGGCCGTTGTAATGCCTTTATAGGATTCACCGCCCGTCTTTCTCCAAACGTCGAACAAGTTCTCATTCGTTTTACCAATAATTTGAATAGAAAAATTCAGATCGGCTACATGAAAACCCGTTCCTAAAATAACGATATCAACAGGGTATTCCTGACCAGTTTTCGTTTTGATTCCGGTTTCGGTAAACACATCAATATTTTCCGTAACTAGCTGAACATTAGGTCGATTAAAAGTCGGATAAAAATCGTCAGACTTCAAAATACGTTTACATCCAATTGTATAGTCAGGGGTTAGTTTTTTTCTAATGTTGGCGTCATTTACTTCATCAGCTAACTTCTTCATGGAAATTCGCTTCATGAGGGCATTGATCCAGGTAGACCCGATAAACCCCAGCCCAATCAATTCATTTAACCAGAAGATCGACTCCCGTTGCAGTTTCATAAAAAGAGGAAAGCGTTTGAATCGCTGTTGGGCGGCTTCAGAAATAGAGCTATCCAGCCGGTAGCTGATCCAGGCTGGGGTACGCTGAAAAACCAGTAAGGATTTTACCTGTGCCGCAATGCTGGGTACTAGTTGAACAGCGCTGGCCCCGGTACCAATCACAGCCACATTTTTACCAGTCAAGCTGCAACCAGTATCCCACTGCGCCGAATGAAATACCTTCCCCAAAAACGTATTCAGGCCCTGGAAAGCAGGAATATGGGGACGATTCAGCGGACCCAGTGCTGCCAGTAAAATTTTAACCGTTGTAGTTGTGTTATAAGCATCCGTGAGTTGCCAGCAACCATTCTCCTCAATGAACCGTGCCTCCACAATGTCGGTATTGAACCGAATATGATTTCTCAATTTATTCCGGTCAACTACTGTCTGTATATAGGCCAGAATATCAGGTTGGGTCGCATATAAATTTTTCCAGTTGGGGTTAGGTTCATCGGCAAACGAATACAGGTGCGAGGCCACATCACAGGCACACCCTGGATACAGATTGTCCCGCCAGGTCCCTCCCACGTCGGCGGCTCTCTCAAAAATCACAAACGATTCTTTCTGATTTTTTTTCAGTCGCAAAGCCGCAACCAATCCGGCAAATCCGGCGCCAATAATACCAACCTGAAAGTCCGGTTCCATCGTATCTTAGAGTAAGAAAGTGGTTGTTTACAATTCTAACCAAACTTTTGACAGTACCCCTAAAAACAACATCCCGAAAGGTATAAACTTTCGGGATGTTACACCAATCTGAATTTCCGTATTCCAATCTTTATCCTTTACACAAACTTATCGGGTTTTCGATTTCGTCGGCCTACTATCTGATTTGGGTATTAACGGCATTTCCGGCTCCAGTTCACTCACCTGTTTCGATCTTATTTTTCGACCTTCATGGAATATTACAAAGGCAATTAGTAACAGCAGCAATACATTGGATACGAGATCGATGGTATCGCCGGTGTGGGCAAGGGGTGGGTCAAATCGGAATTCAATCGTGTGTTTTCCGGCAGGAATTCGCAAGGCTCTAAGCACATAATTGGCCCGTAGATGCGGAGCTGGTTTTCCATCTATAAACGCCTGCCAGTCGGTTTCACCCCTATAATAGATTTCGGAAAAAACAGCTAGTCCATCGCGGGCAGCGTTCGATTCATAGAGCAGTTTATCCGGCCGATAGCTCGTCAATTGAATCGTGCTGCCAGTATGGTCCAATTTGGCGGGCAGGTTTCCTAACTGTGTTGCGAACCGCTTGTCGACTACTACCGAATCGCGAGGGTTCAGCGTTTTCATAGCGGCCATTTCCTCATCGGCATTAGCTACCTGCTGTATCGTTCCAACAAACCAGGCCGCTCCCATTACTTCTGGATTGGGCAACGCCATTGGTCCGGCCGGAGCCTGCTGCGGATCATTAGGGTTAGCCGGTCCATTCTGAATAACATACTTGGCATTCAGCATATTCAGAATATTAAGGGTATTCGGCTGAAAAGCGAAGTTTATCAATTCATTGTAGCGACGAAGGCGTGTTGTATTGTAGCCCCCAATGGAGCGATGGAAATACGAAGTCCGGTTGGTTTCCATAAACGACCCCGTCTGGTCGAACACGCGGTAGCCCAGTGATTTATCCTGTAGTATCTGCTGATCGGCAGGTGTTGGTTCGAACAAGGTACTGGCCTGAGTTTTCGATATAAAATCGGCGTTATTCAGAAACCGCTTATCCACCGAAAACAGATCGAACACAACAACGGCCAAAATCAGTGGATAAAAAACGCCTGCCTTTATTTTGTCCGTTAGAAACAGCCAAACAGATCCGGCTGCCAGCAAAACGAGAATAACCGACCGGAACGCATCGGCCCGGAATAAACTTTGTCGGTCATTGATAAGAGCCGTTTGAAAGTCTTTTGCCCCTTCGCCAAAATAACGACCTAAAATGGCCAGATCATTTGGTGCCTGAAAGTTGAAAAACGTACTGCTCAGCAACGCTAACACGGCGGCTAAACCGGCAGTAAGTCCCAGACTTATCAAGAAAGGTTGCTTTAGTTGATTAAACGTCAATTTTTGGTTGACAATCGTTTGAATACCCAGAGCAGCACCAGCGGCTATGAATAACTGGGCGAGGCAAAACGCCATTGTCAT contains:
- the kaiC gene encoding circadian clock protein KaiC, whose translation is MSLPDQPKRPLTSLPKSRTGIRGLDEITSGGLPAGRPTLICGSAGSGKTLFSIEFIVRGAMEFNEPGVFMAFEEKSEELALNVTSLGFDLDQLQREKLIKLDHVRIERSEIEETGEYDLDGLFIRLGYAIDSIGAKRVVLDTIENLFAGLTNQSILRAELRRLFEWLKEKKVTTIITGEKGEGSLTRQGLEEYVSDCVILLDHRVKNQISTRLLRIIKYRGSIHGTNEYPFLIDETGISVLPVTSLTLNHPVSSERISSGIQALDKMLDGQGFFKGSSILVSGTAGTGKTSIAATFADQTCQRKERCIYFAFEESPQQITRNMHSIGLDLQQHIDDGLLAFQAARPTLNGLEMHLVAIHKQIQEFKPTVVIIDPITNLITVGSVSDVKSMLIRLIDFLQAEQITVMFTALSLNSLVNEQTDEGVSSLVDAWLQVKDIEMNGERNRGLYIMKSRGMKHSNQVREFIITDHGINLVDVYLGIEGVLTGSARVAQQLEEETGLVLRKHALSRKDREIERKRLVLEAKIASLQEEFESVQDELNKTYVDDELRKEVLAKNREEVTRSRHNE
- a CDS encoding circadian clock KaiB family protein; this encodes METNEEIWELRLYIAGNTPKSQLALSNLKKYCEEHLKGKYVIEVIDLRVQPQLAEGDQILAVPTLVKKVPEPIRKIIGDLSNEEKVLVGLNIRPTVK
- a CDS encoding flavin-containing monooxygenase; protein product: MEPDFQVGIIGAGFAGLVAALRLKKNQKESFVIFERAADVGGTWRDNLYPGCACDVASHLYSFADEPNPNWKNLYATQPDILAYIQTVVDRNKLRNHIRFNTDIVEARFIEENGCWQLTDAYNTTTTVKILLAALGPLNRPHIPAFQGLNTFLGKVFHSAQWDTGCSLTGKNVAVIGTGASAVQLVPSIAAQVKSLLVFQRTPAWISYRLDSSISEAAQQRFKRFPLFMKLQRESIFWLNELIGLGFIGSTWINALMKRISMKKLADEVNDANIRKKLTPDYTIGCKRILKSDDFYPTFNRPNVQLVTENIDVFTETGIKTKTGQEYPVDIVILGTGFHVADLNFSIQIIGKTNENLFDVWRKTGGESYKGITTANFPNLAFLLGPNTGLGHNSVLHIMESQMNYIMRYIRQINCLGERGYLDVKEPVQTAYNRRLQQQFEGTVWRTGCRSWYVNEAGKNTTLYPRLNTHFRRLTSRFTLSDYQVVN
- a CDS encoding sensor histidine kinase — encoded protein: MNGSKTYEQLVAENEALRWQLDEATETIQAIRSGQVDALVVQGAAGHELYTLKTADHTYRVFIETMNEGAVTLNQDGLILYGNSAFAAMIKLPLSSVLGISFAEFIAPTSRIEFDSLLADHWTGKWKLDVALISSGGNLVPCLLSATVLELDGGTCLSVILTDLTIQKETQQLLKVNNEQLTQTITALEVSNQALNRSNTNLQQFAYIASHDLQEPLRKVQQFGDLLHRQYADQLGEGVGYLERMQLAASRMSTLIKDLLSFSRISTRRDTTTSVDLNQVVNTVLSDLDLRIQETNALFEIDDLPNIKGDQSQLEQLFQNLFSNALKFRRLDVSPVIRVESERIESSELPELIRPTPLANVYYRISITDNGIGFDEKYIDRIFHVFQRLHGKNEFAGTGIGLAICEKVAANHGGGITATSQPGQGATFTVYFPA
- a CDS encoding circadian clock KaiB family protein, with the translated sequence MKEPSRSEEFHPDGQGQHYVLHLFVTGASLNSIRAIANLKHICEQYLPGQFDLEIIDVHQQKELAEREQLIALPLLIKRFPLPERRFIGDLSNTQKVLNGLGVTSLD